The Pseudomonas sp. SCA2728.1_7 DNA segment GTCGAGCAACTCGCGCCACCAGCCCGGGTGTTTCCACACCATCAGCAACAGCGCGCCGAACAGCGCCGACCACAACACCCGATGGATGATGATCTCGACGGCCGGCACTTCGGCGATGGCTTTGAAGTAGATCGGGAACAGGCCCCAGATGATGTAGGCACTCAGGCCCAGAATGTACCCGCGACGCGGGTTGGCGGCTTGCATGCAGAATCCTTGCTTAGGCAGCTAACAAAGGAGGGATTGTAAGGAGGTTTGCCGGCGAGTGCCGTAGCACAATGGTCGGGAAATTGTGAACACCGAGCAAATGTCGGAGTGAGCCTGCTCGCGATCGCGGTCTGACATTTAACATTTACGTCGACTGACAAAGCGCTATCGCGAGCAGGCTCACTCCTACAAGGGGGAGGTGGTGATCAGAAAAGTTTCAGTGGCTCTTCATTCAGCGCGGACAGTTGCTCACGCAACGCCAGCACCTGATCGCCCCAATAACGTTCGGTGCCGAACCACGGAAAGCTGTGCGGGAACGCCGGATCATCCCAACGCCGCGCCAGCCAGGCGCTGTAGTGCATCAGGCGCAAGGCGCGCAGCGGCTCGATCAGCGCCAGTTCGCGCGGGTCGAAGTCGTGAAACTCGTTGTAGCCGTCCATCAATTCCGACAACTGCCCGAGACATTCCTGGCGGTCGCCGGCGAGCATCATCCAGATGTCCTGCACCGCCGGGCCCATGCGGCAGTCGTCGAGGTCGACGATGTGGAACATTTCGTCGCGGCACATCATGTTGCCGGGGTGGCAGTCGCCGTGCATGCGGATGTTCTGGTGCGGTGTGTTGGCGTAAGCATCTTCCACGCGTTTAAGCAGGTCGCGGGCGACGGACTCGTAGGCCGGCAGCAGGCTTTTCGGAATGAAATTGCCTTCGAGCAAAGTGTTCAGCGAGGCATGGCCGAAGTTCTGCACGGCGAGGGCTTCACGGTGTTCGAACGGCTTGGTCGCGCCGACCGCGTGAATCCGCCCGAGCAACTGGCCGAGACGATACAGCTGATCAAGATTGCCCGGCTCCGGCGCACGACCGCCACGACGCGGGAACAGCGTGAAGCGGAAACCGGCATGCTCGTGCAGTGTTTCGCCGTTGTGGATCAGCGGCGCCACCACCGGGATGTCGACGTTGGCCAGCTCGAAGGTGAATTGGTGCTCTTCGAGGATGGCTTCGTTGGTCCAGCGTTGCGGACGGTAGAACTTGGCGATCAG contains these protein-coding regions:
- a CDS encoding serine/threonine protein kinase, which codes for MAHPFETLTPDLVLDAVESIGFLSDARILALNSYENRVYQVGIEDSEPLIAKFYRPQRWTNEAILEEHQFTFELANVDIPVVAPLIHNGETLHEHAGFRFTLFPRRGGRAPEPGNLDQLYRLGQLLGRIHAVGATKPFEHREALAVQNFGHASLNTLLEGNFIPKSLLPAYESVARDLLKRVEDAYANTPHQNIRMHGDCHPGNMMCRDEMFHIVDLDDCRMGPAVQDIWMMLAGDRQECLGQLSELMDGYNEFHDFDPRELALIEPLRALRLMHYSAWLARRWDDPAFPHSFPWFGTERYWGDQVLALREQLSALNEEPLKLF